GAACTGTCAAATTATGGCATATTGCTATTGTTTTCCTGATATTGGACCTGATACAGATACCAACCAATAATATGGGAGGACATATTGCCCATTTGGGCGGTGCCGTATTTGGTTTTATTTATATCAAGCTTTTGCAGAACGGAACCGATTTAAGCTTAATCGTTACCAGAATACTGAACTTCTTTGCCAATCTGTTTAAGCCTAAAAAGGGAACGCCTTTTAAAAAAGTACATCGCAATGTTAGTCAGCCGAAACCAAAAACGGCTCCTGCCAGTAGAATTGTCGTGAAGGATAAAACACAACAGCAGATTGATGAAATTCTTGACAAGATAAGCCAGTCCGGTTATGATAGCCTGACAAAAGAAGAAAAAGAATTTCTTTTCAAAGCAGGAAAGTAAAGAAAGTTTTATAATCTTTGCCAGAACTCAAAAAATTTTTGCCAAAAAATGAAAAACCTTTCATGGTTCAATAAAGCAATGTTTTTTTTCAATATAGTGTTGACTGTATTGACTTTTGTTGCTTATATCTTACCGTTTTTGGCTCCAAAATTATTTCCAATCCTATCTGTACTGACCCTGATATTGCCCTTCATGTTGATTTTAAATCTCCTCTTTTTTATTTATTGGGGAATACAGATGAAAAGGCAGATTTTGCTTTCTTCGGTGGTGCTGTTAATGGGTATTACTTTTATTAATAAGTTCTATAAATTTTCGACTACAGACCTTCCGCCCTCTGATAATGATTTTACGGTGATGAGTTATAATGTGCGCCTTTTTAATCTTTACAAATGGATTGAAAGGGACGATGTGCCGGAACTGATAGCCAATTTCATTAATGATAAGAATCCGGACATTCTATGCATTCAGGAATATTCTGAAGGGAAAATTAATTTGAGGGCTTATAAGCACAAATATATCCTGATGAAAGGAAATAAGACAAAGACGGGACACGCCATATTTTCAAAATTTCCAATTGTAGGCAGAGGCGATATCGTATTTCCAAATTCCAATAACAATGCTATTTATGCCGATATTAAAAAAGGGAAGGATACAATCAGGGTTTATAATATGCATTTGCAATCCATCAGAATTACGCCTGATGTCCATGAAATCAATGAAGATATAAACGGGATTAACGAGCAAAAGTCAAAGAAGATTATCAAGAGGATGAGCGAGGCTTTTAAAGAGCAGCAGGAGCAGGCCGAAATCATAATGAATCACAAGAAAAACAGTAAGCTCCCTGAGATTATATGCGGTGACATGAATAACAGTGCTTTCTCGTTTGTGTACAGAAGTATCAGAGGAAATCTGAATGATGCCTTTGAAGAAGCCGGCAGCGGATTTGGAAAATCCTATAATTTCAAATACTATCCGGCCCGAATCGATTATATTTTTGTTGATAAGAAGATGCAGGTCAAAAACTTTGAAAATTACCCTGATTTTATCAATTCAGACCACTTTCCGGTTATGGCAAGGCTGGCGTTCGAAAATTAAATCGGGTTTAAAGCGATTGATTTTTTAGGTAATCTAAGGCATGCCTTCCTTCGTTGAACAAAAGGTCCAGAATGCTCAAATTGTTCAGATAGCCGTGTTTTTCTCCAAAAACCTGAGTGTAAGGCTCAAATTCCAAAGTATCTTTTTTCCCGTTTGCTAAAGGTCGGAAATCTGTGAATTGAGGTGCTTCATGAAAATATTCTTCCGTTTTCTTATAGCTAAATTCAAAGCCAAGGCAGTCTGAAACGATTTCCATCGCTTCAAAATTCAAGTCCATCAAAAAGTCGTGTTTCTTTCGAAAGATAGGAGCCAGGTCGTCTTCAAAATATTCAAAGAAAGGCGATGTCCTGTAGGCTGCTTCAAGCGATTTGAAATGCTGCTTCTGCCAGTCAAAGGCATCTTCAATACGAACGTCTTTTGTTTTCTGGTGCCTGTCGCCTTTGGAATGCTTTACAGGAATGTTAAGCATCTGTATGCCGTTCGGGCTGTAGATATACATTCGGTTCCTGTTGGTCTGTTTTTGGAAGTTGTCTTCCATCTCAAAGGTAATCGAATCGGCCTGAACCATGGCAGCAAATTGGCTGATGGACGGGAAATAGGTAGGAAGCAAAAGGATATTCATCTTAATACCTGTCTAATTTTTTCTTTTTTCTTCTGATAAAGAAGTTAGCAATAAAATACCCTGCCATTAATAGGACGAAAATACTGAAATAGGATACCGGTTCGCCGCTTCCGCCAACAGTTGTGAATAGTCTTTCCCAACGAATCTTGTCGATAGCTTTTGACCACGGAATGGTTGGATCTAAGCTCATCCAGATAAACACCGGCTTTCCTACGATATGGTCTGCAGGAACATAGCCCCAAAAACGGCTATCCAGCGAGTTATGGCGGTTGTCTCCAACCATATAGTAATAATCCTGCTTGAACGTGTAAGAATCAGCAACCTGACCGTTGATTATGATTTTGTCTCCCTCAACTTTTAGATCGTTCTTTTCGTATTCTTTAATAATTGTTCTGTAAAAAGGAAGTGAATTTTTGTCCAGTTTTACAGTTTTTCCGGCTTGTGGAATATAGATAGGACCTAAATTGTCCTGATTCCATTTTTTAGTATATGGAAAAATTCTAGGCTCTGGATACTCTTCAGCTTTCAAAATCTGTTTTGTAACACTTTCTACAGTTGGATTCTTTTTCAGAATGGCTGCATTTTCATCGGTTAATGAATAGAAGATATAGCTATTATCAGGCAGGAATTTAAAGTCATCCGGATATATTTTCAAATCTTTTGTGAGATAATTTTGATCAAGCATACTACCATTTACGGTAATTACTCTATAAGAATACTGGACTCTAGCCCTGTCTGAAAGGATTAGTTTTTTGCCATTAATATAAGCATCACCATCAACGAAAGAAAGGCTGTCACCAGGAGTTCCTACGCAACGTTTTACATAATTTGTCTTTTTGTCGATTGGCTTGAAATCAGATGCTGTTGCAACGGCAACAGTATCTACAGGCCAATTGAATACTACAATGTCATTTTTTTCGATTGGTTCAAATCCCGGGAATCTGAAATAAGGAAGCTGTGGCCTGTTTACGTATGACTTAGTAGTAGAGAAAGGAATCTGGTCATGAACCATTGGTAGGGCAACAGTTGTCATTGGTGTTCTGGCTCCATAA
This portion of the Flavobacterium lindanitolerans genome encodes:
- the lepB gene encoding signal peptidase I, which encodes MTINQWFLFFLILQVVHFLGTWKLYKKAGRQAWEAAIPIYNAIILMKIINRPKWWVILLFIPIVNLIMFPVVWVETLRSFGKNTTLDTALGVLTLGLYIYYINYTQDVKYIENRSLHPKNKTADTVSSLLFAVVVATIVHTYVMQPFTIPTGSLEKTLLVGDFLFVSKNNYGARTPMTTVALPMVHDQIPFSTTKSYVNRPQLPYFRFPGFEPIEKNDIVVFNWPVDTVAVATASDFKPIDKKTNYVKRCVGTPGDSLSFVDGDAYINGKKLILSDRARVQYSYRVITVNGSMLDQNYLTKDLKIYPDDFKFLPDNSYIFYSLTDENAAILKKNPTVESVTKQILKAEEYPEPRIFPYTKKWNQDNLGPIYIPQAGKTVKLDKNSLPFYRTIIKEYEKNDLKVEGDKIIINGQVADSYTFKQDYYYMVGDNRHNSLDSRFWGYVPADHIVGKPVFIWMSLDPTIPWSKAIDKIRWERLFTTVGGSGEPVSYFSIFVLLMAGYFIANFFIRRKKKKLDRY
- a CDS encoding WbqC family protein, coding for MNILLLPTYFPSISQFAAMVQADSITFEMEDNFQKQTNRNRMYIYSPNGIQMLNIPVKHSKGDRHQKTKDVRIEDAFDWQKQHFKSLEAAYRTSPFFEYFEDDLAPIFRKKHDFLMDLNFEAMEIVSDCLGFEFSYKKTEEYFHEAPQFTDFRPLANGKKDTLEFEPYTQVFGEKHGYLNNLSILDLLFNEGRHALDYLKNQSL
- a CDS encoding endonuclease/exonuclease/phosphatase family protein; this translates as MKNLSWFNKAMFFFNIVLTVLTFVAYILPFLAPKLFPILSVLTLILPFMLILNLLFFIYWGIQMKRQILLSSVVLLMGITFINKFYKFSTTDLPPSDNDFTVMSYNVRLFNLYKWIERDDVPELIANFINDKNPDILCIQEYSEGKINLRAYKHKYILMKGNKTKTGHAIFSKFPIVGRGDIVFPNSNNNAIYADIKKGKDTIRVYNMHLQSIRITPDVHEINEDINGINEQKSKKIIKRMSEAFKEQQEQAEIIMNHKKNSKLPEIICGDMNNSAFSFVYRSIRGNLNDAFEEAGSGFGKSYNFKYYPARIDYIFVDKKMQVKNFENYPDFINSDHFPVMARLAFEN